Proteins encoded by one window of Salicibibacter halophilus:
- a CDS encoding UDP-N-acetylglucosamine--N-acetylmuramyl-(pentapeptide) pyrophosphoryl-undecaprenol N-acetylglucosamine transferase, translating to MPTVIHEQNSIPGLTNKFLSRYATNVAVSFQEASGYFPKDKTVFTGNPRASEVVNAEKTNLAAEFGLKNDLPVVLIVGGSRGAQPIHDAFLQALPQLSDKHCQYLYITGSVHYDKVKTSISNEETSARVVVRPFIHNMPNVLASVDAVVSRAGATTLAEITALGIPSILIPSPYVTKNHQEMNARALEDVGAAIVHKETDWSGEALEADIRTLFQNGKAAEMQTAAVSIAVPEAAGRLHEVMKTVANKR from the coding sequence GTGCCGACGGTAATTCATGAACAAAACAGCATTCCGGGTCTGACGAACAAGTTTTTAAGCAGATATGCCACAAACGTCGCGGTTTCTTTTCAGGAAGCCTCCGGCTATTTTCCAAAAGATAAAACAGTGTTCACAGGGAACCCGCGTGCCTCCGAAGTCGTTAATGCCGAAAAGACCAACTTGGCAGCTGAATTCGGGTTGAAAAACGATCTTCCCGTCGTGTTAATTGTAGGTGGGAGCCGCGGGGCACAGCCCATTCATGATGCCTTTTTGCAAGCTTTACCTCAATTATCCGACAAACATTGTCAATACTTATACATCACAGGAAGCGTTCATTATGATAAAGTGAAGACAAGCATATCCAATGAGGAAACGAGCGCAAGGGTTGTCGTCCGTCCATTCATCCACAATATGCCTAACGTGCTCGCGAGTGTAGACGCGGTCGTCAGCCGTGCCGGCGCTACAACATTGGCAGAAATTACAGCGCTTGGCATTCCCTCCATCTTAATTCCCAGCCCCTACGTCACGAAAAACCATCAGGAAATGAACGCCAGAGCGTTGGAAGACGTTGGCGCTGCAATTGTGCACAAAGAAACGGATTGGTCAGGGGAGGCACTCGAGGCGGACATTAGAACCCTTTTTCAAAATGGCAAAGCGGCCGAGATGCAAACGGCGGCAGTATCCATCGCCGTTCCGGAGGCAGCCGGTCGGTTACATGAAGTCATGAAAACAGTCGCGAACAAGCGGTGA
- the mraY gene encoding phospho-N-acetylmuramoyl-pentapeptide-transferase, producing the protein MNEPSILAAIVAAFVLSVLLSPLFIPMLHRLKFGQSIREEGPSSHQKKSGTPTMGGIVVILAMVLSVLLVTFFFTDLDFNYQIGLLMLVTIAFGLVGFMDDFIKVVLKRNLGLNSKQKLLAQLVVAAIFYFVLREYEFSTVVQIPATGFSVDIGILYLLLVAVMLVGASNAVNLTDGLDGLLAGTSAIAFGAYAVLAWYAGFPEVAVFCAAVVGAVLGFLVFNAHPAKVFMGDTGSLALGGAIAAVAIILKMEILLIIIGGVFVIETLSVIIQVIVFKWKGRRVFKMSPLHHHYELSGWSEWKVVVVFWLCGIVFAVTGVYIEVWAI; encoded by the coding sequence TTGAATGAACCATCGATTTTAGCAGCCATCGTAGCAGCTTTTGTGCTAAGCGTACTCCTTTCCCCTTTGTTCATCCCGATGCTGCATCGGTTGAAATTTGGGCAAAGCATTCGCGAAGAGGGCCCCTCCAGCCACCAAAAAAAGAGCGGCACACCGACGATGGGCGGTATTGTCGTTATCCTGGCAATGGTTTTGTCCGTGCTTCTCGTTACTTTCTTTTTCACCGACTTGGACTTCAATTATCAAATCGGGCTGTTAATGCTCGTGACCATCGCCTTTGGCCTTGTCGGTTTTATGGATGACTTTATTAAAGTCGTGTTAAAGAGAAATCTTGGCTTAAACTCGAAACAAAAATTACTCGCGCAATTAGTCGTCGCTGCCATTTTCTATTTTGTTTTACGAGAATATGAATTTTCCACCGTCGTGCAAATTCCGGCCACCGGTTTCAGCGTGGATATCGGTATTCTTTATTTGTTACTCGTGGCGGTCATGCTCGTCGGAGCTTCCAACGCCGTCAATTTAACGGATGGCCTGGATGGGTTGCTCGCCGGTACGTCCGCGATTGCATTCGGGGCCTATGCAGTGCTTGCCTGGTATGCAGGCTTCCCCGAGGTCGCTGTTTTTTGTGCCGCTGTCGTCGGCGCGGTCCTTGGTTTTCTCGTATTCAATGCCCATCCCGCGAAGGTTTTCATGGGAGATACGGGTTCCCTCGCCCTTGGCGGGGCTATTGCCGCGGTCGCGATTATTTTGAAAATGGAAATCCTCTTAATCATTATCGGCGGTGTCTTTGTCATTGAGACCTTATCGGTCATTATCCAAGTCATCGTGTTTAAATGGAAAGGAAGACGCGTGTTCAAAATGAGCCCGCTGCACCACCATTATGAATTATCCGGCTGGTCGGAGTGGAAAGTGGTGGTCGTCTTCTGGCTTTGCGGCATCGTCTTTGCAGTAACCGGCGTTTATATAGAGGTGTGGGCCATATGA
- a CDS encoding cell division protein FtsQ/DivIB, producing the protein MAERKVVSAHERIPALKEQRKKRANRRLIISLITIFLLIGIVVYLQSPLSDIQAIDVDGVVTGEEEEITAQSGLETGDNMWAADLGEAEERITEELPHVMEASVSRSFPSTVHIAINEQERVAYIEESETYVPVFANGEQSPDQRVEQLPGDAPVIYDWNDESRLEILLAEMEKLTDGVVNRISEVHPLDEQHDGLRLYMNDGVEVETTVPNFAEYMSGYPSVAEEIDPEEPGVLHMKMRPYFESHATPEEDSDDSDDEESE; encoded by the coding sequence GTGGCAGAACGAAAAGTTGTATCCGCACATGAACGAATCCCCGCGTTAAAAGAACAACGAAAAAAACGTGCCAATCGCCGGCTGATCATTTCTCTCATCACGATTTTTTTGTTGATCGGAATCGTCGTCTATTTGCAATCCCCTTTAAGCGACATTCAAGCGATTGATGTGGACGGAGTTGTCACCGGGGAAGAGGAAGAGATAACTGCTCAAAGTGGCTTGGAAACAGGGGATAATATGTGGGCAGCCGATCTTGGGGAGGCGGAAGAAAGAATTACTGAGGAACTTCCGCATGTGATGGAAGCTTCTGTTTCGCGCTCATTTCCGAGCACGGTACATATCGCCATCAATGAGCAGGAACGAGTCGCTTATATAGAAGAAAGTGAAACGTACGTCCCTGTATTTGCAAATGGGGAACAAAGCCCCGATCAGCGTGTGGAGCAACTTCCAGGAGATGCGCCCGTTATTTATGATTGGAACGATGAATCCCGGTTGGAAATTTTGTTGGCAGAAATGGAAAAACTTACAGACGGGGTCGTTAATCGGATATCGGAGGTGCACCCGCTCGATGAGCAACATGACGGACTGCGATTATATATGAATGATGGGGTTGAGGTGGAAACGACGGTCCCCAACTTTGCCGAGTACATGTCCGGCTATCCTTCTGTCGCCGAAGAAATTGATCCCGAAGAACCGGGAGTTTTGCACATGAAAATGAGGCCTTATTTTGAAAGCCACGCAACCCCTGAAGAAGATTCCGACGATTCCGATGACGAGGAGAGCGAATAA
- a CDS encoding UDP-N-acetylmuramoyl-L-alanyl-D-glutamate--2,6-diaminopimelate ligase, with protein MELHECLAGLLAYTKTKAENPFVTSVEMDSRLAQAGTLFVAIRGFTVDGHRYAQEAVEKGAVAVVAEEDVNVDVPTVIVTDTKRALAQIANRFYHSPTHSLNLIGVTGTNGKTTTTHLLNQILQDDERKTGLIGTLYTQYNDEVLEAKNTTPESLILQRTFSDMKEKGVTDVTMEVSSHALSLGRVRGTEFNIGVFTNLSIDHLDYHETMDDYKQAKGLLFSQLGNAYDKDLKVAVVNNDDPYARYMIDVSAAPVLTYGLQDGADVRARDLRARPTGTFFTLVVGDESIELNLKMIGRFSVYNALAAAAAAYVSGVSLSVIKQSLEAAKPIPGRFEPVEEEQEFAVIVDYAHTPDSLDNILQTVRELTEQNVYVIVGCGGDRDRTKRPEMAGIAAAYADEAIFTTDNPRSEDPRTILRDMEAGVEGQSFRTIEDRREAIRYAVHKAKSKDVIVIAGKGHEPYQEVDGTFHTFDDRVEAKEAIRDRREREK; from the coding sequence ATGGAATTACATGAATGCTTGGCGGGCTTGCTCGCATATACCAAAACGAAAGCTGAAAATCCGTTTGTTACTTCCGTGGAAATGGATTCTCGCCTTGCTCAAGCAGGGACACTATTTGTTGCCATTCGAGGATTTACGGTTGATGGCCACCGCTATGCGCAAGAAGCTGTCGAAAAGGGGGCAGTTGCCGTTGTTGCCGAGGAAGATGTCAATGTTGACGTTCCGACCGTGATTGTCACCGACACCAAACGGGCGCTTGCGCAAATCGCCAATCGTTTTTACCATAGCCCGACTCACAGTCTGAATCTCATCGGTGTTACCGGAACGAACGGGAAAACGACAACAACGCATCTGTTGAATCAAATTTTACAAGATGACGAGCGGAAAACAGGCTTGATCGGCACCCTTTATACCCAATATAATGACGAAGTCCTGGAAGCGAAAAATACAACACCGGAATCATTGATATTGCAGCGAACCTTTTCGGATATGAAAGAAAAGGGTGTCACCGATGTGACGATGGAAGTCTCTTCGCACGCATTATCCCTTGGCAGAGTTCGTGGAACGGAGTTTAATATCGGTGTTTTTACAAATTTAAGCATTGATCATTTGGATTATCACGAAACGATGGATGATTACAAACAGGCAAAGGGACTCTTGTTTTCACAACTTGGCAACGCTTATGATAAGGATTTGAAAGTCGCGGTTGTCAATAACGACGATCCTTATGCGCGTTATATGATCGATGTATCGGCAGCGCCGGTTCTTACGTACGGCCTGCAGGACGGGGCGGATGTTCGTGCCCGTGATTTGCGCGCGCGGCCGACGGGGACTTTTTTTACCCTTGTGGTCGGCGACGAATCGATTGAATTAAACTTGAAAATGATCGGACGTTTCAGCGTATACAATGCCTTGGCTGCCGCTGCGGCAGCGTATGTGTCAGGGGTTTCCCTTTCGGTGATTAAACAGAGCCTGGAAGCCGCGAAACCGATCCCGGGACGGTTCGAACCGGTTGAAGAGGAGCAGGAATTCGCGGTTATCGTTGATTATGCCCATACGCCGGACAGTCTGGATAACATCTTGCAAACGGTACGGGAACTGACAGAGCAAAATGTCTACGTGATCGTCGGATGCGGCGGAGACCGTGACCGTACGAAGCGCCCGGAAATGGCAGGGATCGCTGCCGCCTACGCCGATGAAGCGATTTTTACGACGGACAATCCACGCAGTGAAGACCCGCGTACCATTCTTCGTGATATGGAAGCAGGGGTGGAAGGCCAGTCTTTCCGGACGATCGAGGACCGAAGAGAAGCCATCCGTTACGCCGTTCATAAAGCAAAAAGCAAAGATGTCATCGTTATTGCCGGCAAAGGACATGAACCCTATCAGGAGGTTGACGGAACCTTTCATACGTTCGATGATCGCGTGGAAGCAAAAGAGGCGATCCGAGACCGGCGGGAACGTGAAAAATAG
- the murD gene encoding UDP-N-acetylmuramoyl-L-alanine--D-glutamate ligase, giving the protein MTNHPSLANLKNKTVLVLGFAKSGKAAAHLLVKHGARVIVNDAKPFGELTETEELEAAGVEFVTGGHPLRMFGESIHLIVKNPGIRYDNPVVKEGLHRDIPIVTELELAYWLVQGSLVAITGSNGKTTTTTVVHEMLLADQKEAKIAGNIGLPACEVAESVGENEYMVTEVSSFQLKGTIDFRPHIAVLLNIFDAHLDYHGTRADYIQSKANIAANLSADDYFVYNADDQVAKEVAVRHKGTNVPFSVTNRLAEGASHEEGTVYWQNEPLLQTDDIALPGIHNLENVLAAVVIAKLLDVSDDTVKSVLAAFTGVEHRLQFVKEMSGRKVYNDSKATNILATSRALSAFGQPIVLIAGGLDRGNDFSALAESLSNVKAMAVYGETGKKLKDAGALADVPVIKQTVRLQEAVKEAYAASEEGDILLLSPACASWDQFRTFEERGDCFVSAIEEL; this is encoded by the coding sequence ATGACGAATCATCCATCACTTGCTAATTTAAAAAATAAAACCGTCCTCGTTCTCGGATTTGCCAAGAGCGGAAAAGCAGCAGCCCACTTGCTGGTTAAACATGGGGCTCGAGTCATCGTAAATGATGCAAAACCGTTCGGGGAATTAACGGAAACAGAAGAGTTGGAAGCAGCCGGAGTAGAATTTGTGACCGGCGGCCACCCTTTGCGCATGTTTGGAGAGTCCATTCACCTTATCGTTAAAAACCCCGGCATTCGGTACGATAATCCGGTCGTCAAAGAAGGTCTGCACCGGGATATCCCCATCGTAACGGAACTTGAGTTGGCGTATTGGTTGGTGCAGGGCTCCCTTGTTGCCATCACAGGTTCGAACGGAAAAACAACGACTACGACAGTCGTTCATGAAATGTTGCTTGCTGATCAAAAAGAAGCGAAAATCGCGGGCAATATCGGATTGCCAGCTTGTGAGGTAGCCGAATCCGTGGGCGAAAACGAATACATGGTAACAGAAGTCTCCAGTTTTCAACTGAAGGGAACCATTGATTTTCGGCCCCATATCGCCGTGCTTTTGAATATTTTCGATGCCCATCTCGATTACCACGGGACGCGGGCCGATTATATCCAGTCAAAAGCCAACATTGCCGCCAACCTGAGTGCCGACGATTATTTTGTGTACAATGCCGATGATCAAGTGGCCAAAGAAGTTGCCGTGAGACATAAAGGAACGAACGTCCCGTTCTCCGTCACAAACAGACTAGCAGAAGGCGCCTCTCATGAAGAGGGGACGGTGTATTGGCAGAACGAGCCGTTGCTGCAAACGGATGATATTGCCCTCCCGGGCATACACAATCTCGAAAACGTGTTGGCCGCCGTCGTGATTGCCAAACTGCTGGATGTATCCGATGATACGGTGAAAAGCGTACTGGCTGCATTTACAGGCGTTGAACACCGCTTGCAATTTGTAAAAGAGATGAGCGGGCGTAAAGTGTACAATGATTCCAAAGCAACGAACATCCTGGCGACATCGCGAGCCTTGAGCGCTTTCGGGCAGCCTATCGTTCTGATTGCAGGCGGATTGGACCGGGGCAATGATTTCTCTGCATTGGCCGAAAGCTTAAGCAATGTAAAGGCAATGGCTGTGTATGGCGAAACGGGCAAAAAATTGAAGGATGCGGGCGCTCTTGCCGATGTTCCGGTGATCAAACAAACCGTCCGTTTGCAGGAAGCGGTAAAGGAAGCGTATGCCGCTTCCGAAGAGGGAGATATTTTATTACTGTCCCCGGCTTGTGCCAGTTGGGATCAGTTTAGAACATTTGAAGAGCGTGGAGATTGTTTCGTTAGCGCTATCGAAGAGCTATAA
- the ftsZ gene encoding cell division protein FtsZ, producing the protein MLEFEMDMDQLAQIKVIGVGGGGSNAVNRMIENGLQGVEFIAVNTDSQALSLSQADTKLQLGGKLTRGLGAGANPEIGKKAAEESKEQMEESLTGADMVFITAGMGGGTGTGAAPVIAQVAKDIGALTVGVVTRPFTFEGKKRSTHASEGIETLKENVDTLIVIPNDRLLEIVDKSTPMLEAFREADNVLRQGVQGISDLIATPGLINLDFADVKTIMSEKGSALMGIGIATGESRAGEAAKKAISSPLLETSVDGAQGVLMNITGGSDLSLFEVHEAAEIVSEASDPEVNMIFGSVINENLKDEVLVTVIATGFEEGTEKRGRPGKSQEGSSRRTSPQQQQPMGQRPQAQNQPPVDEEPERPSASQEEEDSLDIPAFLRNRRRRR; encoded by the coding sequence ATGCTAGAGTTTGAAATGGATATGGATCAACTCGCTCAAATCAAAGTCATTGGGGTTGGAGGCGGCGGCTCCAATGCGGTGAACCGCATGATAGAGAACGGTTTGCAAGGCGTGGAATTTATCGCTGTAAATACGGATTCTCAAGCGCTATCCCTCTCCCAGGCTGATACAAAACTTCAACTGGGCGGGAAGCTGACACGTGGGTTAGGCGCAGGCGCGAACCCCGAAATTGGCAAAAAAGCAGCGGAAGAAAGCAAAGAACAAATGGAAGAATCACTGACCGGTGCAGATATGGTATTTATCACAGCCGGAATGGGCGGAGGAACCGGAACCGGTGCTGCTCCCGTTATTGCGCAAGTGGCAAAAGATATAGGCGCCCTCACCGTAGGTGTCGTTACACGTCCATTTACTTTTGAAGGAAAAAAACGATCTACACACGCGAGCGAAGGAATTGAAACACTGAAAGAAAATGTAGACACCTTGATTGTCATTCCGAACGACCGACTGCTGGAAATTGTTGATAAAAGCACGCCAATGCTGGAAGCATTTCGGGAAGCGGATAATGTACTTAGACAAGGTGTGCAGGGCATTTCAGATTTAATCGCGACGCCCGGTCTTATCAACTTGGACTTTGCGGACGTAAAGACAATTATGAGCGAGAAAGGATCCGCGCTCATGGGAATCGGCATCGCTACCGGCGAAAGCCGTGCCGGAGAAGCAGCGAAAAAAGCGATCTCAAGCCCATTGCTTGAAACGTCCGTCGATGGCGCCCAAGGGGTGTTAATGAACATAACCGGCGGTTCAGATTTAAGTTTGTTTGAAGTGCATGAAGCGGCAGAAATTGTCTCCGAAGCATCCGATCCGGAAGTCAACATGATTTTTGGTTCCGTAATCAATGAAAATTTGAAAGATGAAGTTTTGGTTACGGTAATTGCAACCGGATTTGAAGAAGGAACGGAAAAACGGGGGCGTCCCGGCAAAAGCCAAGAAGGAAGCAGCAGACGGACAAGCCCGCAGCAACAACAGCCAATGGGGCAACGCCCGCAAGCTCAAAATCAACCTCCCGTTGATGAAGAGCCGGAGCGTCCAAGCGCCAGTCAAGAAGAAGAAGATTCCCTCGACATCCCGGCCTTTTTACGCAACCGCCGCCGGCGTCGGTAA
- the spoVE gene encoding stage V sporulation protein E, protein MKKNKQTVDGILLFAICALLIIGVIMVYSASAAWGEYRFSDPFHFAKRQMLFAGAGCVGMLLMMRFGYWQWRNYVLTTLLVCFALLVLVLIPGVGLIRGGAQSWIGVGAFSIQPSEFMKLGMILFLAHWLATNQQKVSHFRTGMLPLLAIIFTAFALIMLQPDLGTGAVMVATSFIMLFIAGAKKAHFAWLGTIGAAGFVGLIASAPYRIDRITSFFDPWNDPLGSGFQIIQSLYAIGPGGLFGMGFGESRQKYFYLPEPQTDFIFAVIAEEGGFIAGVFVILLFAVIMWRGLRTALLAPDLFGTLLAVGIIGMLFVQVMINIGVVIGLFPVTGITLPLLSYGGSSLTLMLVALGILLNISAHTRVT, encoded by the coding sequence GTGAAAAAAAACAAACAAACGGTTGATGGAATATTACTGTTTGCCATTTGCGCATTGTTGATCATAGGGGTCATCATGGTATACAGCGCGAGCGCGGCTTGGGGAGAATATCGTTTTTCCGACCCTTTCCATTTTGCTAAACGGCAAATGCTGTTTGCGGGAGCCGGATGTGTCGGGATGCTTCTCATGATGCGTTTCGGATACTGGCAATGGCGCAACTATGTGCTCACGACGCTCTTGGTCTGTTTTGCCCTCTTGGTTCTCGTATTGATTCCGGGGGTGGGATTGATCCGGGGAGGCGCGCAAAGTTGGATCGGCGTCGGCGCCTTTTCAATCCAACCGTCGGAATTTATGAAGTTGGGCATGATTTTGTTTTTGGCCCATTGGCTGGCGACAAACCAGCAGAAAGTCTCACATTTCCGTACAGGCATGTTGCCGCTCCTTGCCATTATTTTTACTGCATTTGCATTGATCATGCTGCAACCGGACCTCGGTACGGGAGCGGTTATGGTAGCCACTTCGTTTATTATGCTTTTCATTGCCGGCGCGAAAAAAGCCCATTTTGCCTGGCTGGGAACGATTGGAGCGGCAGGCTTCGTCGGTTTGATCGCTTCGGCGCCGTACCGGATCGACCGGATCACGTCTTTTTTTGACCCTTGGAACGATCCACTCGGGAGCGGGTTTCAAATCATTCAATCCCTCTACGCGATTGGTCCCGGTGGTTTATTCGGCATGGGCTTCGGGGAAAGCAGACAAAAATATTTTTATCTGCCCGAGCCACAGACAGATTTTATTTTTGCCGTGATCGCGGAAGAAGGTGGGTTTATTGCCGGCGTCTTTGTTATCCTTTTGTTCGCGGTCATCATGTGGCGAGGGTTGCGCACGGCTTTGCTTGCCCCAGATTTATTCGGAACGCTGCTGGCTGTCGGGATTATCGGCATGTTGTTTGTGCAGGTGATGATCAATATCGGTGTCGTCATCGGTTTGTTTCCGGTGACCGGCATCACCCTTCCTTTGCTCAGCTACGGCGGTTCGTCCCTTACGCTCATGCTCGTCGCGCTCGGCATATTGTTAAACATCAGCGCGCATACACGGGTCACATGA
- the ftsA gene encoding cell division protein FtsA translates to MDNNEIYVSLDVGTTEVKVMIGEMSAGMLNIIGVGKAPSTGIKKGTVVDIDATVASIRQAVEEAERMVGVSINQVVVGITGNHIELQPCHGIVAVSNPNKEIGHEDIDRVMDAAQVVSIPRDREVVDIVPNQFIVDGYDEINDPTGMIGVRLEMEGMLVTGSKTVLHNLLRCVEKADLAISDIYLQPLAAGEVSVSKDERALGVALVDIGGSQTTISTFKDGSLESLKVVPVGGSHVTNDISVGLRVTQAEAERVKMEHGHAYIDDTSDEVLATVHPMGGHEPEEYSQQDLAHIIEPRMEEIFEIIAEELAGIGDIPGGVVLTGGTVMMPGTLELAREILGRNIRMAIPDYIGVREPRYTNGVGLIEFAHLHVRMDDMDEMVVAAQDEEEQPAYRKTRKSEKQREEREEKDSPGVKKRVRSFFKVFFE, encoded by the coding sequence GTGGACAATAATGAGATTTATGTCAGTTTGGATGTTGGAACAACTGAAGTAAAAGTAATGATCGGCGAAATGTCAGCAGGAATGCTCAATATTATCGGGGTCGGAAAAGCACCTTCCACCGGCATAAAAAAAGGCACCGTTGTTGACATTGACGCCACGGTCGCATCCATCCGGCAAGCCGTGGAAGAAGCGGAACGGATGGTTGGCGTATCCATTAATCAAGTCGTTGTCGGCATTACTGGAAACCATATTGAATTGCAGCCTTGTCACGGAATCGTTGCCGTTTCCAACCCGAATAAAGAAATCGGCCATGAAGACATCGACCGGGTCATGGATGCAGCGCAAGTGGTGTCCATCCCAAGGGATCGGGAAGTTGTAGATATTGTGCCGAATCAATTTATCGTAGACGGTTATGATGAAATCAACGATCCCACGGGGATGATCGGTGTTCGGCTTGAGATGGAAGGGATGCTTGTTACCGGATCAAAAACGGTCTTACATAACCTATTGCGTTGTGTGGAGAAAGCGGATTTGGCCATCTCTGATATTTATCTGCAGCCACTGGCGGCAGGTGAAGTTTCCGTATCAAAAGATGAACGGGCACTCGGTGTCGCGCTTGTCGATATCGGGGGAAGCCAAACGACGATTTCCACCTTTAAAGACGGTTCACTGGAATCGTTGAAGGTTGTCCCTGTCGGGGGATCGCATGTGACAAACGATATATCCGTAGGACTTCGCGTCACCCAAGCAGAAGCGGAACGTGTGAAGATGGAACATGGGCATGCGTATATCGATGACACTTCCGATGAAGTGCTCGCCACCGTTCATCCGATGGGAGGGCATGAACCGGAGGAGTATTCCCAACAGGATCTGGCACATATCATTGAGCCGAGAATGGAAGAGATTTTTGAAATCATTGCCGAAGAATTGGCCGGCATCGGGGATATCCCCGGCGGAGTCGTATTGACCGGCGGTACGGTCATGATGCCCGGCACGCTTGAATTGGCAAGGGAAATTCTCGGCCGCAACATTCGCATGGCGATCCCGGACTATATCGGGGTAAGAGAGCCAAGATACACCAATGGCGTTGGGCTCATTGAATTTGCCCATCTTCATGTTAGAATGGACGATATGGATGAAATGGTTGTCGCCGCTCAGGACGAAGAAGAGCAGCCGGCCTATCGCAAAACAAGAAAATCGGAAAAGCAGCGGGAAGAACGAGAGGAAAAAGATTCACCCGGAGTAAAGAAGCGAGTGCGCAGTTTTTTCAAAGTGTTTTTTGAATAA